Proteins from a genomic interval of Solea solea chromosome 10, fSolSol10.1, whole genome shotgun sequence:
- the LOC131466539 gene encoding complement C3-like isoform X3, which yields MCGTPLWLLASLAFACVTSLVDGSPLKVMSAPNVLRVGTTENIFVECQDCTGGDIQVYINVMNHPTKARVLVTTSVTLNSRNHFQAFGQIKIPAEEFSRDATMKQYVYLQSQFPDDLLEKVVLVSFQSGYIFIQTDKSLYTPGSKVLYRMFAVTPRMEPIESDGNNLKDSSIDIEIMTPDDITLPVGLISPSSGIYFGVFQLEKIVSPGVWKVVAKFHKNPQQSYTAEFEVKEYVLPSFEVKLMPVSSFFYKDSPELTVNIKATYLSGEDVSGTAQGIFGVVLEGQKRSFPKSVQRVAVENGAGVVKLTREHITQTFQNIDNLVGSSIFVAVSVLTDSGSEMVEAELRGIQIVTSPYTIHFKRTPKYFKPGMPIDVSIEVVNPDEAPAQGVAVVVSPGDVRALTAADGLAKLPINTEARASDLRITAKTSDPRISPERQASATMVALPYKTKSNSFIHIVVHTAEVELGDNLRIYLYFNRTSNQDTITYLILSRGQLIQHGRYRTRGQVIISLTVPITKDMLPSFRIIAYYHPNDNEVVSDSVWLDVKDSCMGSLKLETSGPAAFFEPRRMFGLKVTGDPGATVQLVAFDNKLNNQHRLTQKKVWDIVEKYDTGCTPGGGKDGMNVFYDAGLLFESSTASGTPYRQERKCPAPSRRRQTTSLMIQYNIVRQHVCCLDGMRETKLSYTYERRSEYISDGAECVQAFVHCCNEMTHQRAENKEDQLQVARSEVEDDSYMDSNEIVSRTQFPESWLWWTDIDLPSCPQHTPNCATSSLMKNFPLPDSMTTWQFIGISLSRTHGICVSEPLEVIVRKDFFIDLRLPNSAVRGEQLEIKAILHNYTPDLITVRVDLVETEHVCRAASKHSLYCQKVRVGPLSTRSVPFIIIPMTYGQFSIEVKAVVKDSPLSDGVMKMLRVMPEGVLIKSVQTIILDPTHKGTGDKQEVILNSGIPKKDWVPNTPTSTQISVTGSEVGPLVENVISGKSLGSLIRQPSGCGEQNLARMSLPVITTMYLDKTNQWETVGFQKRNEALQHIKTGYKNELAFQKQDGSFAVWTRTKSSTWLTAYVVKVFAMSYNLVEMQKNVICDAVKFLILNAQQPDGMFREVGRVIHREMISDMRGSDSDASMTAFCLIAMQESRQLCADTVSSLPGSIDKAVAYLEKRLPRLTNPYAVAMSSYALANQDKLNREILYKFASPELSHWNVPKGRVYTLEATAYALLALVKAKAFEDARPIVRWFNKQQKDGGGYGSTQATMIVYQAVAEYWANAKEPEYDLNVDIHLPGRAKPKKINFNRNNHHTTRTSKFNDINQDVKVTATGTGEATLKMVSLYYALPMEKESDCQKFDLSVELIPEKMDEDEAIYKLRIEVLYKDKDHDATMSILDIGLLTGFTVNTNDLDLLAKGRARTIAKYEMDTVLSERGSLIIYLDKVSHTRSDEITFRIHQTLKVGVMQPAAVSVYEYYDQTQCVKFYHPERKAGQLLRLCRDGECTCAEENCSMQKKGKISTEVRTAKFTETSPTSKIVFAYKVRLEEFIDGLTADIYTMQIMEVIKDGTHDVGPLGKLRKFLSYPHCREAVDLVKGKTYLIMGTSEDIHKDQPDQYVLSEGTWIEYWPTDAECGTDEHRPTCLGLEGLVAVY from the exons ATG tgtgggaCTCCGCTGTGGCTGCTGGCCTCTCTGGCCTTTGCATGTGTGACTTCTCTGGTTGACGGCTCTCCACT GAAGGTGATGTCTGCCCCAAACGTGTTGCGTGTGGGAACaacagagaacatctttgtggaGTGTCAAGACTGTACAGGGGGAGACATACAGGTTTACATCAACGTGATGAACCATCCAACCAAGGCCAGGGTGCTGGTGACCACATCTGTGACCCTTAACAGTAGAAATCACTTCCAGGCATTCGGACAAATAAAG ATCCCCGCTGAAGAGTTTAGCAGGGATGCCACCATGAAGCAGTATGTCTACCTGCAATCTCAGTTTCCTGACGACCTGCTGGAGAAAGTCGTCCTTGTGTCCTTCCAGTCCGGCTACATCTTCATCCAGACTGACAAGAGCCTCTACACCCCCGGCAGTAAAG TTCTTTACAGGATGTTTGCAGTGACACCTCGTATGGAGCCCATTGAGAGTGATGGAAACAATCTTAAGGATTCTTCCATTGACATTGAGATTATG actCCTGACGACATAACTTTACCTGTTGGTTTAATCTCTCCATCATCGGGGATCTACTTTGGTGTTTTCCAACTTGAAAAAATTGTCAG TCCTGGAGTCTGGAAAGTGGTGGCCAAATTCCACAAGAACCCACAGCAGAGCTACACTGCAGAGTTTGAGGTCAAGGAATATG TGCTGCCGAGTTTTGAGGTGAAGTTGATGCCTGTGAGCTCCTTCTTCTATAAGGACAGTCCAGAGCTCACTGTCAACATCAAAGCTAC GTATCTGTCTGGTGAAGATGTGTCGGGCACAGCACAAGGGATATTTGGGGTTGTGCTTGAAGGTCAGAAGAGGAGCTTTCCAAAGTCTGTTCAGAGAGTAGCG gtTGAAAATGGTGCTGGAGTGGTCAAACTGACGAGGGAACACATCACACAGACCTTCCAAAATATCGACAACCTTGTGGGGAGTTCCATATTTGTAGCAGTCAGTGTGCTGACAGACAGTG GTAGTGAAATGGTGGAGGCAGAGTTGAGAGGCATCCAGATCGTTACATCCCCCTACACCATTCACTTCAAGAGAACGCCCAAATATTTCAAACCAGGAATGCCTATCGATGTTTCG ATTGAAGTTGTGAATCCAGATGAAGCTCCAGCACAAGGTGTTGCAGTGGTGGTGAGTCCAGGTGATGTGAGGGCTTTGACTGCAGCTGATGGCCTTGCAAAGCTTCCCATCAATACAGAGGCAAGAGCATCAGATCTGAGAATCACT GCAAAAACCAGTGATCCTCGTATTTCACCAGAAAGACAAGCATCAGCCACCATGGTAGCTCTTCCGTATAAAACTAAAAGCAACAGCTTCATCCACATAG TTGTGCATACAGCAGAGGTTGAGTTAGGAGACAATCTGAGGATCTACCTCTACTTTAACAGGACGTCAAATCAAGACACTATCACATACCTG ATCCTGAGCAGAGGTCAGTTGATCCAACATGGCCGTTACAGGACAAGAGGACAAGTAATAATTTCCCTGACCGTTCCCATCACCAAAGACATGCTGCCATCATTCCGCATCATAGCCTACTACCATCCAAATGACAATGAAGTGGTATCAGACTCTGTTTGGTTGGATGTCAAGGACTCCTGCATGGGCTCG CTGAAGTTAGAAACATCGGGACCTGCTGCGTTCTTTGAGCCTCGAAGGATGTTTGGTCTGAAGGTTACTGGAGATCCAGGAGCCACAGTTCAACTGGTGGCATTTGACAATAAGTTGAATAACCAACACCGCCTCACCCAGAAAAAG GTGTGGGACATTGTGGAGAAATATGACACAGGCTGCACCCCTGGTGGAGGAAAGGATGGTATGAATGTGTTCTACGATGCTGGCCTGTTGTTTGAGTCCAGCACAGCTTCTGGAACTCCTTACAGACAAG AACGAAAATGTCCAGCCCCCAGCAGGAGAAGACAAACCACCAGCTTAA TGATTCAGTACAACATTGTTCGACAACATGTATGTTGTCTTGATGGCATGAGGGAAACCAAGCTTTCATACACCTATGAGAGACGCAGTGAGTACATCTCTGATGGTGCAGAATGTGTTCAGGCCTTCGTGCACTGTTGCAATGAGATGACACACCAGCGAGCTGAGAATAAAGAGGACCAACTCCAAGTGGCTCGCA GTGAGGTTGAAGACGACAGTTACATGGACAGCAATGAGATAGTGTCTCGCACTCAGTTCCCTGAAAGTTGGCTGTGGTGGACAGACATCGATCTGCCCTCTTGTCCTCAACACACACCCAACTG tgCAACCTCATCATTGATGAAAAACTTTCCTTTACCAGACTCAATGACAACCTGGCAGTTCATTGGCATCAGTCTGTCAAGAACCCACG GAATCTGTGTCAGTGAGCCGTTAGAAGTGATTGTCAGGAAGGACTTCTTCATTGACCTTAGACTGCCCAACTCTGCTGTCCGTGGAGAGCAGCTAGAAATTAAGGCAATCCTCCACAACTACACCCCCGATCTTATCACT GTGCGTGTGGATCTGGTTGAGACGGAGCATGTGTGCAGGGCAGCGTCTAAACATTCACTATATTGTCAGAAGGTCAGAGTCGGGCCCCTGAGTACACGATCAGTTCCCTTCATCATTATACCAATGACGTACGGACAATTCAGCATTGAGGTCAAAGCAGTCGTGAAGGACTCGCCGCTCAGTGATGGAGTCATGAAGATGCTGCGGGTGATG cctGAAGGTGTACTAATTAAGTCTGTACAGACTATAATTCTAGACCCTACACACAAAGGTACCG gagaTAAACAAGAAGTCATCCTCAATAGTGGTATTCCAAAGAAAGACTGGGTTCCTAACACACCTACAAGCACACAGATCTCTGTGACAG GGAGTGAAGTTGGTCCATTGGTGGAGAATGTGATTAGTGGGAAATCATTGGGTTCATTGATCAGGCAGCCAAGCGGCTGTGGAGAGCAGAACCTGGCCCGCATGAGTCTACCTGTCATCACAACCATGTATTTGGACAAAACTAACCAGTGGGAAACTGTGGGCTTTCAGAAACGAAATGAAGCCCTCCAGCATATCAAGACTG GCTACAAGAATGAGCTCGCCTTCCAGAAACAAGATGGATCTTTTGCAGTGTGGACCAGGACTAAAAGTAGCACCTG GCTCACAGCTTATGTGGTCAAGGTGTTTGCCATGTCCTACAACCTGGTGGAAATGCAGAAGAATGTGATCTGTGACGCTGTCAAGTTTCTGATTCTCAATGCACAGCAACCTGATGGCATGTTCAGAGAAGTCGGAAGGGTGATCCACAGAGAGATGATT agtGATATGCGAGGCTCAGATTCAGATGCCTCCATGACGGCCTTCTGCCTCATCGCCATGCAGGAGTCACGCCAGCTATGTGCTGACACAGTTAGT AGTCTGCCTGGAAGTATTGACAAAGCCGTGGCCTACCTGGAGAAGCGTTTGCCCAGACTCACCAACCCATATGCTGTAGCCATGTCATCATACGCTCTGGCCAACCAAGACAAACTGAACAGAGAGATCCTGTACAAGTTTGCTTCCCCAG AGTTGTCCCACTGGAATGTTCCTAAAGGACGTGTTTATACATTAGAGGCCACAGCTTATGCTCTTCTTGCTCTGGTCAAAGCCAAG GCCTTTGAAGATGCTAGACCTATTGTGAGATGGTTCAACAAACAGCAGAAGGATGGTGGAGGCTATGGCTCAACTCAG gCTACGATGATAGTGTACCAGGCTGTAGCAGAATACTGGGCTAATGCTAAAGAACCAGAGTATGATCTGAACGTGGACATCCATTTGCCTGGCAGGGCCAAGCCAAAGAAGATCAACTTCAACAGGAACAACCACCACACGACCAGAACATCAAAA TTCAATGATATAAACCAGGATGTTAAAGTGACTGCGACAGGAACTGGAGAagcaacactgaag ATGGTGTCACTGTATTACGCTCTGCCGATGGAAAAAGAGAGTGACTGTCAGAAGTTTGACTTGTCAGTGGAGCTCATCCCAG AGAAAATGGATGAGGATGAGGCGATATACAAACTGAGAATAGAAGTTTT ATATAAGGACAAGGATCACGATGCAACTATGTCAATCTTGGATATTGGCTTACTAACCGGCTTCACTGTCAACACAAATGACCTGGACTTA TTGGCCAAAGGACGCGCCCGTACCATTGCAAAATATGAGATGGACACAGTTCTGTCAGAGAGAGGTTCACTGATCATCTACCTGGACAAG GTTTCTCACACACGATCAGATGAGATCACTTTTAGGATCCACCAGACTCTGAAAGTGGGCGTCATGCAACCAGCGGCTGTGTCTGTCTATGAATATTATGACC AAACACAATGTGTGAAATTCTACCATCCAGAGAGGAAAGCTGGGCAGCTGCTGAGGCTCTGTAGAGATGGAGAATGCACATGTGCTGAAG AGAACTGCAGCATGCAGAAGAAGGGTAAAATCAGCACTGAGGTGCGCACAGCTAAATTCACTGAGACTTCACCCACCAGCAAAATAGTTTTTG CTTACAAAGTGAGACTGGAAGAATTCATCGATGGTTTGACTGCTGATATTTACACAATGCAGATAATGGAAGTGATCAAAGACG gaactCATGATGTTGGTCCTCTGGGTAAACTACGCAAATTCCTCAGTTACCCTCACTGCAGGGAGGCTGTAGATCTGGTTAAAGGCAAAACGTATCTCATCATGGGCACATCAGAGGATATTCACAAGGACCAACC GGATCAGTATGTGCTCAGCGAGGGAACCTGGATCGAGTACTGGCCCACAGACGCAGAGTGTGGAACAGATGAACACAGGCCAACATGTTTGGGCCTGGAGGGGTTGGTCGCCGTGTATTAG
- the LOC131466539 gene encoding complement C3-like isoform X2, which yields MCGTPLWLLASLAFACVTSLVDGSPLKVMSAPNVLRVGTTENIFVECQDCTGGDIQVYINVMNHPTKARVLVTTSVTLNSRNHFQAFGQIKIPAEEFSRDATMKQYVYLQSQFPDDLLEKVVLVSFQSGYIFIQTDKSLYTPGSKVLYRMFAVTPRMEPIESDGNNLKDSSIDIEIMTPDDITLPVGLISPSSGIYFGVFQLEKIVSPGVWKVVAKFHKNPQQSYTAEFEVKEYVSFRFPVLPSFEVKLMPVSSFFYKDSPELTVNIKATYLSGEDVSGTAQGIFGVVLEGQKRSFPKSVQRVAVENGAGVVKLTREHITQTFQNIDNLVGSSIFVAVSVLTDSGSEMVEAELRGIQIVTSPYTIHFKRTPKYFKPGMPIDVSIEVVNPDEAPAQGVAVVVSPGDVRALTAADGLAKLPINTEARASDLRITAKTSDPRISPERQASATMVALPYKTKSNSFIHIVVHTAEVELGDNLRIYLYFNRTSNQDTITYLILSRGQLIQHGRYRTRGQVIISLTVPITKDMLPSFRIIAYYHPNDNEVVSDSVWLDVKDSCMGSLKLETSGPAAFFEPRRMFGLKVTGDPGATVQLVAFDNKLNNQHRLTQKKVWDIVEKYDTGCTPGGGKDGMNVFYDAGLLFESSTASGTPYRQERKCPAPSRRRQTTSLMIQYNIVRQHVCCLDGMRETKLSYTYERRSEYISDGAECVQAFVHCCNEMTHQRAENKEDQLQVARSEVEDDSYMDSNEIVSRTQFPESWLWWTDIDLPSCPQHTPNCATSSLMKNFPLPDSMTTWQFIGISLSRTHGICVSEPLEVIVRKDFFIDLRLPNSAVRGEQLEIKAILHNYTPDLITVRVDLVETEHVCRAASKHSLYCQKVRVGPLSTRSVPFIIIPMTYGQFSIEVKAVVKDSPLSDGVMKMLRVMPEGVLIKSVQTIILDPTHKGDKQEVILNSGIPKKDWVPNTPTSTQISVTGSEVGPLVENVISGKSLGSLIRQPSGCGEQNLARMSLPVITTMYLDKTNQWETVGFQKRNEALQHIKTGYKNELAFQKQDGSFAVWTRTKSSTWLTAYVVKVFAMSYNLVEMQKNVICDAVKFLILNAQQPDGMFREVGRVIHREMISDMRGSDSDASMTAFCLIAMQESRQLCADTVSSLPGSIDKAVAYLEKRLPRLTNPYAVAMSSYALANQDKLNREILYKFASPELSHWNVPKGRVYTLEATAYALLALVKAKAFEDARPIVRWFNKQQKDGGGYGSTQATMIVYQAVAEYWANAKEPEYDLNVDIHLPGRAKPKKINFNRNNHHTTRTSKFNDINQDVKVTATGTGEATLKMVSLYYALPMEKESDCQKFDLSVELIPEKMDEDEAIYKLRIEVLYKDKDHDATMSILDIGLLTGFTVNTNDLDLLAKGRARTIAKYEMDTVLSERGSLIIYLDKVSHTRSDEITFRIHQTLKVGVMQPAAVSVYEYYDQTQCVKFYHPERKAGQLLRLCRDGECTCAEENCSMQKKGKISTEVRTAKFTETSPTSKIVFAYKVRLEEFIDGLTADIYTMQIMEVIKDGTHDVGPLGKLRKFLSYPHCREAVDLVKGKTYLIMGTSEDIHKDQPDQYVLSEGTWIEYWPTDAECGTDEHRPTCLGLEGLVAVY from the exons ATG tgtgggaCTCCGCTGTGGCTGCTGGCCTCTCTGGCCTTTGCATGTGTGACTTCTCTGGTTGACGGCTCTCCACT GAAGGTGATGTCTGCCCCAAACGTGTTGCGTGTGGGAACaacagagaacatctttgtggaGTGTCAAGACTGTACAGGGGGAGACATACAGGTTTACATCAACGTGATGAACCATCCAACCAAGGCCAGGGTGCTGGTGACCACATCTGTGACCCTTAACAGTAGAAATCACTTCCAGGCATTCGGACAAATAAAG ATCCCCGCTGAAGAGTTTAGCAGGGATGCCACCATGAAGCAGTATGTCTACCTGCAATCTCAGTTTCCTGACGACCTGCTGGAGAAAGTCGTCCTTGTGTCCTTCCAGTCCGGCTACATCTTCATCCAGACTGACAAGAGCCTCTACACCCCCGGCAGTAAAG TTCTTTACAGGATGTTTGCAGTGACACCTCGTATGGAGCCCATTGAGAGTGATGGAAACAATCTTAAGGATTCTTCCATTGACATTGAGATTATG actCCTGACGACATAACTTTACCTGTTGGTTTAATCTCTCCATCATCGGGGATCTACTTTGGTGTTTTCCAACTTGAAAAAATTGTCAG TCCTGGAGTCTGGAAAGTGGTGGCCAAATTCCACAAGAACCCACAGCAGAGCTACACTGCAGAGTTTGAGGTCAAGGAATATG TTTCATTTAGATTTCCAGTGCTGCCGAGTTTTGAGGTGAAGTTGATGCCTGTGAGCTCCTTCTTCTATAAGGACAGTCCAGAGCTCACTGTCAACATCAAAGCTAC GTATCTGTCTGGTGAAGATGTGTCGGGCACAGCACAAGGGATATTTGGGGTTGTGCTTGAAGGTCAGAAGAGGAGCTTTCCAAAGTCTGTTCAGAGAGTAGCG gtTGAAAATGGTGCTGGAGTGGTCAAACTGACGAGGGAACACATCACACAGACCTTCCAAAATATCGACAACCTTGTGGGGAGTTCCATATTTGTAGCAGTCAGTGTGCTGACAGACAGTG GTAGTGAAATGGTGGAGGCAGAGTTGAGAGGCATCCAGATCGTTACATCCCCCTACACCATTCACTTCAAGAGAACGCCCAAATATTTCAAACCAGGAATGCCTATCGATGTTTCG ATTGAAGTTGTGAATCCAGATGAAGCTCCAGCACAAGGTGTTGCAGTGGTGGTGAGTCCAGGTGATGTGAGGGCTTTGACTGCAGCTGATGGCCTTGCAAAGCTTCCCATCAATACAGAGGCAAGAGCATCAGATCTGAGAATCACT GCAAAAACCAGTGATCCTCGTATTTCACCAGAAAGACAAGCATCAGCCACCATGGTAGCTCTTCCGTATAAAACTAAAAGCAACAGCTTCATCCACATAG TTGTGCATACAGCAGAGGTTGAGTTAGGAGACAATCTGAGGATCTACCTCTACTTTAACAGGACGTCAAATCAAGACACTATCACATACCTG ATCCTGAGCAGAGGTCAGTTGATCCAACATGGCCGTTACAGGACAAGAGGACAAGTAATAATTTCCCTGACCGTTCCCATCACCAAAGACATGCTGCCATCATTCCGCATCATAGCCTACTACCATCCAAATGACAATGAAGTGGTATCAGACTCTGTTTGGTTGGATGTCAAGGACTCCTGCATGGGCTCG CTGAAGTTAGAAACATCGGGACCTGCTGCGTTCTTTGAGCCTCGAAGGATGTTTGGTCTGAAGGTTACTGGAGATCCAGGAGCCACAGTTCAACTGGTGGCATTTGACAATAAGTTGAATAACCAACACCGCCTCACCCAGAAAAAG GTGTGGGACATTGTGGAGAAATATGACACAGGCTGCACCCCTGGTGGAGGAAAGGATGGTATGAATGTGTTCTACGATGCTGGCCTGTTGTTTGAGTCCAGCACAGCTTCTGGAACTCCTTACAGACAAG AACGAAAATGTCCAGCCCCCAGCAGGAGAAGACAAACCACCAGCTTAA TGATTCAGTACAACATTGTTCGACAACATGTATGTTGTCTTGATGGCATGAGGGAAACCAAGCTTTCATACACCTATGAGAGACGCAGTGAGTACATCTCTGATGGTGCAGAATGTGTTCAGGCCTTCGTGCACTGTTGCAATGAGATGACACACCAGCGAGCTGAGAATAAAGAGGACCAACTCCAAGTGGCTCGCA GTGAGGTTGAAGACGACAGTTACATGGACAGCAATGAGATAGTGTCTCGCACTCAGTTCCCTGAAAGTTGGCTGTGGTGGACAGACATCGATCTGCCCTCTTGTCCTCAACACACACCCAACTG tgCAACCTCATCATTGATGAAAAACTTTCCTTTACCAGACTCAATGACAACCTGGCAGTTCATTGGCATCAGTCTGTCAAGAACCCACG GAATCTGTGTCAGTGAGCCGTTAGAAGTGATTGTCAGGAAGGACTTCTTCATTGACCTTAGACTGCCCAACTCTGCTGTCCGTGGAGAGCAGCTAGAAATTAAGGCAATCCTCCACAACTACACCCCCGATCTTATCACT GTGCGTGTGGATCTGGTTGAGACGGAGCATGTGTGCAGGGCAGCGTCTAAACATTCACTATATTGTCAGAAGGTCAGAGTCGGGCCCCTGAGTACACGATCAGTTCCCTTCATCATTATACCAATGACGTACGGACAATTCAGCATTGAGGTCAAAGCAGTCGTGAAGGACTCGCCGCTCAGTGATGGAGTCATGAAGATGCTGCGGGTGATG cctGAAGGTGTACTAATTAAGTCTGTACAGACTATAATTCTAGACCCTACACACAAAG gagaTAAACAAGAAGTCATCCTCAATAGTGGTATTCCAAAGAAAGACTGGGTTCCTAACACACCTACAAGCACACAGATCTCTGTGACAG GGAGTGAAGTTGGTCCATTGGTGGAGAATGTGATTAGTGGGAAATCATTGGGTTCATTGATCAGGCAGCCAAGCGGCTGTGGAGAGCAGAACCTGGCCCGCATGAGTCTACCTGTCATCACAACCATGTATTTGGACAAAACTAACCAGTGGGAAACTGTGGGCTTTCAGAAACGAAATGAAGCCCTCCAGCATATCAAGACTG GCTACAAGAATGAGCTCGCCTTCCAGAAACAAGATGGATCTTTTGCAGTGTGGACCAGGACTAAAAGTAGCACCTG GCTCACAGCTTATGTGGTCAAGGTGTTTGCCATGTCCTACAACCTGGTGGAAATGCAGAAGAATGTGATCTGTGACGCTGTCAAGTTTCTGATTCTCAATGCACAGCAACCTGATGGCATGTTCAGAGAAGTCGGAAGGGTGATCCACAGAGAGATGATT agtGATATGCGAGGCTCAGATTCAGATGCCTCCATGACGGCCTTCTGCCTCATCGCCATGCAGGAGTCACGCCAGCTATGTGCTGACACAGTTAGT AGTCTGCCTGGAAGTATTGACAAAGCCGTGGCCTACCTGGAGAAGCGTTTGCCCAGACTCACCAACCCATATGCTGTAGCCATGTCATCATACGCTCTGGCCAACCAAGACAAACTGAACAGAGAGATCCTGTACAAGTTTGCTTCCCCAG AGTTGTCCCACTGGAATGTTCCTAAAGGACGTGTTTATACATTAGAGGCCACAGCTTATGCTCTTCTTGCTCTGGTCAAAGCCAAG GCCTTTGAAGATGCTAGACCTATTGTGAGATGGTTCAACAAACAGCAGAAGGATGGTGGAGGCTATGGCTCAACTCAG gCTACGATGATAGTGTACCAGGCTGTAGCAGAATACTGGGCTAATGCTAAAGAACCAGAGTATGATCTGAACGTGGACATCCATTTGCCTGGCAGGGCCAAGCCAAAGAAGATCAACTTCAACAGGAACAACCACCACACGACCAGAACATCAAAA TTCAATGATATAAACCAGGATGTTAAAGTGACTGCGACAGGAACTGGAGAagcaacactgaag ATGGTGTCACTGTATTACGCTCTGCCGATGGAAAAAGAGAGTGACTGTCAGAAGTTTGACTTGTCAGTGGAGCTCATCCCAG AGAAAATGGATGAGGATGAGGCGATATACAAACTGAGAATAGAAGTTTT ATATAAGGACAAGGATCACGATGCAACTATGTCAATCTTGGATATTGGCTTACTAACCGGCTTCACTGTCAACACAAATGACCTGGACTTA TTGGCCAAAGGACGCGCCCGTACCATTGCAAAATATGAGATGGACACAGTTCTGTCAGAGAGAGGTTCACTGATCATCTACCTGGACAAG GTTTCTCACACACGATCAGATGAGATCACTTTTAGGATCCACCAGACTCTGAAAGTGGGCGTCATGCAACCAGCGGCTGTGTCTGTCTATGAATATTATGACC AAACACAATGTGTGAAATTCTACCATCCAGAGAGGAAAGCTGGGCAGCTGCTGAGGCTCTGTAGAGATGGAGAATGCACATGTGCTGAAG AGAACTGCAGCATGCAGAAGAAGGGTAAAATCAGCACTGAGGTGCGCACAGCTAAATTCACTGAGACTTCACCCACCAGCAAAATAGTTTTTG CTTACAAAGTGAGACTGGAAGAATTCATCGATGGTTTGACTGCTGATATTTACACAATGCAGATAATGGAAGTGATCAAAGACG gaactCATGATGTTGGTCCTCTGGGTAAACTACGCAAATTCCTCAGTTACCCTCACTGCAGGGAGGCTGTAGATCTGGTTAAAGGCAAAACGTATCTCATCATGGGCACATCAGAGGATATTCACAAGGACCAACC GGATCAGTATGTGCTCAGCGAGGGAACCTGGATCGAGTACTGGCCCACAGACGCAGAGTGTGGAACAGATGAACACAGGCCAACATGTTTGGGCCTGGAGGGGTTGGTCGCCGTGTATTAG